The following are from one region of the Gadus chalcogrammus isolate NIFS_2021 chromosome 19, NIFS_Gcha_1.0, whole genome shotgun sequence genome:
- the LOC130372867 gene encoding uncharacterized protein LOC130372867 gives MGGAYVNDALGGGGGAYVNDALGGGGGAYVNDVLGGGGGAYVNDVLGGGGGAYENDALGGGGWAYVNDALGGGGGAYVNDALGGGGGAYVNEVLGGGGGAYVNDVMGVGVGPM, from the coding sequence ATGGGCGGGGCCTATGTGAATGATgccctggggggcgggggcggggcctatgtGAATGATgccctggggggcgggggcggggcctatgtGAATGATgtcctggggggcgggggcggggcctatgtGAATGAtgtcctggggggtgggggcggggcctatgaGAATGATgccctggggggtgggggctgggccTATGTGAATGATgccctggggggtgggggcggggcctatgtGAATGATgccctggggggtgggggcggggcctatgtGAATGAagtcctggggggtgggggcggggcctatgtGAATGATGtcatgggggtgggggtggggcctATGTGA